A stretch of the Musa acuminata AAA Group cultivar baxijiao chromosome BXJ2-7, Cavendish_Baxijiao_AAA, whole genome shotgun sequence genome encodes the following:
- the LOC103992816 gene encoding WRKY transcription factor 71 codes for MHSMKGATEESSSFSLSDQPRLLFVYHVSGALSMAGDQGREHYHFLLHDELSALFSQKPPGGAADPGPRGFHLQAVSPLLSFTDLLHGPAMDYDSLGRDLGLSCSAPSGVVGSGGTASRELMTGGNDNARYGCGGGATPLTPNSSVSSSSTEAAGEEDGERCKKDQLKQEDEEEEEEQQAKDDDDGGDTSKKVNKTKKKGEKRQRQPRFAFVTKSEVDHLDDGYRWRKYGQKAVKNSPYPRSYYRCTTQKCPVKKRVERSHQDPTIVITTYEGKHNHQNPATARGSTHLIASLPMMSTSFCQELMMHQIPQLNSIDTQQGNTNPNVFLASLLPSLQQSHFPDYGLLQDIVPSLVDGSQP; via the exons ATGCATAGTATGAAGGGAGCAACGGAAGAgtcttcctctttctctctctcggaCCAACCTCGTCTCCTCTTCGTTTACCACGTCTCTGGCGCACTGTCCATGGCTGGAGATCAGGGGAGGGAGCATTACCACTTCCTGTTACATGACGAGTTGTCGGCGCTCTTCTCCCAGAAGCCACCGGGCGGCGCAGCAGACCCTGGTCCACGCGGCTTCCACCTGCAGGCAGTGTCACCGCTCCTGAGCTTCACCGACTTGTTGCATGGCCCGGCTATGGACTACGACTCGCTAGGTAGAGATTTGGGTTTGTCATGTTCGGCGCCGTCAGGTGTGGTTGGTTCCGGTGGGACGGCGTCGCGTGAGCTGATGACTGGTGGTAACGACAATGCTCGTTACGGGTGCGGTGGAGGTGCGACCCCGCTGACACCGAATTCTTCGGTCTCTTCATCGTCCACTGAGGCAGCAGGCGAAGAGGACGGAGAACGGTGTAAGAAGGATCAGCTGAagcaggaggatgaggaggaggaggaggagcaacaAGCCAAGGATGATGATGACGGGGGCGATACGTCTAAGAAAGT GAATAAAACcaagaagaaaggagagaaaaggcAAAGGCAGCCCCGTTTCGCCTTCGTGACCAAAAGCGAGGTTGATCATCTCGACGATGGCTACCGGTGGAGGAAATATGGCCAGAAAGCAGTCAAGAACAGCCCTTATCCAAG AAGCTACTATCGTTGCACGACTCAGAAGTGCCCGGTGAAGAAGAGGGTGGAGAGGTCCCATCAAGATCCCACGATCGTGATTACCACCTACGAAGGCAAACACAATCATCAGAACCCTGCAACAGCTCGAGGGAGCACACACCTGATAGCATCTCTTCCCATGATGTCGACCAGCTTCTGCCAGGAGCTCATGATGCACCAAATCCCGCAACTTAACAGCATCGACACCCAGCAAGGGAACACGAACCCTAATGTGTTCCTCGCGAGCCTACTGCCTTCGCTCCAGCAGTCTCACTTCCCCGACTACGGTCTCCTGCAGGACATCGTTCCTTCCTTGGTCGACGGCAGCCAACCATGA